The Leifsonia poae genomic interval GGTCCTTCGCCACCGCGGTCGCCCCGTGGCTCGCCGACACGGCCTCCCCCGCTGCGTCCACCCTTCGCACCTGGACCAGCTGAGCGGGTCCGAGCACGTCGCACGTGGTGCGGGTGGCGCTCAGGACGCCGCCCGCACGACGTCCACCACGGTCTGTGCGAGCGCCACGGCGGCATCCCGCAGCGCTTTCTCCGCCACCGGCCCGACGCATGCCGCGGCGAACTCCGGCTGGTGGTTGGTCGCGGGCAGGCTGCCGACGCCGACATACGGGTGGATGGCCGGGACGATCTGCGAGACATTGCCCATATCGGTCGACGCCCGGTTCATCGTCCCGGTGCCAGAGGTGTCGAACACCCTCCCCAGCGCGGTGGCGTTCGCCGCGGTAGTGGCCGAGCGCCCGCTCGTCGGTGCGGAACTCGGAGTACCGTTTGCTCTCCGGCGTGTTGGTGAGCGTGGTCCCCGAGGCGAGCGCGCCCGCTTCGAAGCAGCGGTTCACCCTCTGCTCGATGTGCTCCAGTTCCGCCAGGGTCTCGGCGCGCACGTACCAGCGGCCCTCCGTGCGGTTCGGAATGGCGTTGGGCGCCTGGCCGCCGACGGTCTGGATGCCGTGGACGCGCGCCGAGTGCGGCAGCTGCTGGCGCAGGAGGCCGATGGCGACCTGCGCCACGACGAACGCGTCGTTGGCGTTGACGCCCTGCTCCGGGTACGCGCCGGCGTGGGCCGCTTTGCCGTCGTACTGCACGTGCGAGTGTGCAACGGCGAATGGCCGCGCCTCCGCGACGTCCACCGGCCCCGGATGCGCCATGACGGCCAGGTCGAGGCCGGCGAAGGCTCCGCGGTCGAGCAGCTCGATCTTTCCGCCACCGCCCTCTTCGGCCGGGGTGCCGTACACCTCAACCGTGATACCGAGCTCGTCGGCGAGCGGCGCGAGCGCGGCGGCGACGCCGACGGCGA includes:
- a CDS encoding amidohydrolase — its product is MSEAALKRRVREQVDAELPRLIALSEALHADPETAWNEHRASARLCDELESRGFAVTPAYLGLETAFLATAGTGAVRIGICAEYDALPGLGHACGHNLIAAIAVGVAAALAPLADELGITVEVYGTPAEEGGGGKIELLDRGAFAGLDLAVMAHPGPVDVAEARPFAVAHSHVQYDGKAAHAGAYPEQGVNANDAFVVAQVAIGLLRQQLPHSARVHGIQTVGGQAPNAIPNRTEGRWYVRAETLAELEHIEQRVNRCFEAGALASGTTLTNTPESKRYSEFRTDERALGHYRGERHRAGEGVRHLWHRDDEPGVDRYGQCLADRPGHPPVCRRRQPARDQPPAGVRRGMRRAGGGESAAGCRRGARTDRGGRRAGGVLSATRTTCDVLGPAQLVQVRRVDAAGEAVSASHGATAVAKDRLAWLGSSSTDSGRPDDLFSRRRRSRAGAPVARVGFRRRDHRRSTACGQRGSGA